In the Paludisphaera rhizosphaerae genome, one interval contains:
- the yidD gene encoding membrane protein insertion efficiency factor YidD: MSLSRPLVALLVGLIRVYQKTLSPLFGNVCRFHPSCSNYMIESLRKYGLIVGFTRGVRRLSRCHPWSPGGYDPP; this comes from the coding sequence ATGAGCCTCTCTCGTCCTCTAGTAGCCCTGCTCGTCGGCCTCATCCGCGTCTACCAGAAGACGCTCAGCCCCCTGTTCGGAAACGTCTGCCGCTTCCACCCCAGTTGCAGCAACTACATGATTGAGTCCCTGCGCAAGTATGGGCTCATCGTCGGCTTCACCAGAGGCGTCCGGCGTCTCAGTCGATGCCACCCCTGGAGCCCCGGCGGTTACGACCCCCCTTGA
- the rnpA gene encoding ribonuclease P protein component, producing MTTPDQTFRPHERIKDPADFRRAFDRKRSVSDAVLIVYGVENGLEHARLGISVSRKRVRKASARNRIKRLIREAFRLSKADLPPGVDLVVLPRAPQAEFEAVRSSLATLARDAARRLRAPRREPKPSP from the coding sequence GTGACGACTCCCGACCAGACTTTCCGCCCCCACGAACGCATCAAGGACCCCGCCGACTTCCGTCGGGCGTTCGACCGCAAGCGCTCGGTCTCCGACGCCGTCCTGATCGTCTACGGCGTGGAGAACGGTCTGGAGCACGCCCGGCTCGGCATCTCGGTCTCGCGCAAGCGGGTGCGAAAGGCCTCGGCGCGAAACCGGATCAAGCGACTGATCCGCGAAGCTTTCCGGCTGTCGAAAGCCGATCTGCCGCCCGGCGTGGACCTCGTCGTCCTTCCCCGTGCTCCACAGGCCGAATTTGAGGCGGTCCGCTCCTCATTGGCGACTCTTGCTCGCGACGCCGCCCGCCGCCTCCGCGCGCCAAGGCGCGAGCCGAAGCCCTCGCCATGA
- a CDS encoding zinc ribbon domain-containing protein produces the protein MSIVFFCSECGSRFEVSDQAAGKLGRCKKCGQKITVPLPKPVAVAAGSAGDEEGGGPAWLEHMSSQVALAPLTIDRMPGVRKRDVKAPPIDDDLGDSKPYNVVEDYSIPALKAAHDAAGPAGRATIMWRHSWRSIAKLLRNINEFAYLLSIPFIMLLLIGATMHNRSLALLGAEAVVLLNIGRLITGLANLVAVPFREGPGTGLMFLIPPFTIKYMMDHWNQMRRPTKRVVTPLLTIAAVLLAFALLPSLSAKSADKDAAKPKFFTLDR, from the coding sequence ATGAGCATCGTTTTCTTCTGCTCGGAGTGCGGCTCCCGCTTCGAGGTCAGCGACCAGGCGGCGGGTAAGCTGGGCCGTTGCAAGAAGTGCGGGCAGAAGATCACCGTCCCCCTGCCGAAGCCGGTCGCCGTCGCGGCAGGATCTGCGGGAGACGAGGAAGGCGGCGGTCCCGCATGGCTGGAGCACATGTCCAGTCAGGTCGCGCTCGCCCCGTTGACGATCGACCGAATGCCGGGCGTTCGCAAACGCGATGTGAAGGCGCCGCCCATCGATGACGACCTGGGCGACTCGAAGCCCTACAACGTGGTCGAAGACTACAGCATCCCGGCCCTGAAGGCGGCTCACGATGCGGCCGGACCGGCCGGTCGGGCGACCATCATGTGGCGTCATAGCTGGCGGTCGATCGCCAAGCTGCTCCGCAACATCAACGAATTCGCCTATCTGCTGTCGATTCCCTTCATCATGCTTCTGCTGATCGGAGCCACGATGCACAACCGCAGCCTGGCTCTGCTTGGGGCCGAGGCCGTGGTGCTTTTGAACATCGGCCGCCTGATTACGGGTCTCGCCAATCTCGTGGCCGTTCCCTTTCGCGAGGGGCCTGGCACGGGATTGATGTTCCTGATCCCGCCGTTCACGATCAAGTATATGATGGATCACTGGAACCAGATGAGACGGCCCACCAAGCGCGTGGTAACCCCCCTGTTGACGATCGCCGCGGTCCTTCTGGCATTCGCCTTGCTGCCGTCGCTTTCCGCCAAATCGGCGGACAAGGATGCAGCCAAGCCGAAGTTTTTCACCTTGGACCGCTGA
- a CDS encoding chaperone modulator CbpM translates to MNEPIIPRETVAQGLSISPQVLIRYEELGLVHCVRSGEVQGYEPSQVRRIWSIVSYQRDLGVNLAGVEVILRLRDRMTHLHDHLSRMADDLRDILDARDRPS, encoded by the coding sequence ATGAACGAACCGATCATCCCTCGCGAAACCGTCGCCCAGGGCCTGTCGATCTCACCGCAGGTTCTGATCCGTTATGAAGAACTGGGCCTCGTGCACTGCGTGCGTTCGGGCGAGGTCCAGGGCTATGAACCCTCTCAGGTGCGCCGAATCTGGTCGATCGTCAGCTACCAGCGCGACCTTGGCGTGAATCTGGCCGGGGTGGAGGTCATCCTTCGACTCCGCGACCGAATGACTCATCTGCACGACCATCTGTCGCGAATGGCCGATGATCTTCGCGACATCCTGGACGCCCGCGACCGACCTTCTTAA
- a CDS encoding c-type cytochrome domain-containing protein, with the protein MPSFPRSRSIFVSMLFVVVASAIAEEPPATPKPVSFMADVAPIMVRNCIACHNARKPEGKYVMTTFAKLAKGGKVGEDANLEPGKPDESYLIELIRPEGEPRMPYKQDPLSAADIALIERWVTEGAKYDGASADEDWTFLLRKSRKVEPPESYPVAVPITALSFSPDGSKVEASGYHEVTAWKTADGGLDGRLKGMPERVYDIAFSRDGKWMATAGGDPGLYGLAKLWAVEAGSPPKLVRDLAEAQDAVFAVAFSPDGSRVATAGADRILRVYDTAKGDLVFQVEDHADWILDIAFSPDGKLLATASRDKTSKVFDVEKKESLVTFPGHAQPVYAVLFAADGKSVVSGGGDSLARVWTIDGEAKEVRKISGFGGPVFAMSFTPDGKTLVAAGGDDKVRLFNFADGKALRTLDGHKDWIYAVAVSPDGKTVASGSWDGEVRTWNVEDGKPGQTFFAAPGFKSAGVQAAK; encoded by the coding sequence ATGCCTTCGTTCCCTCGTTCGCGAAGCATCTTCGTCTCGATGCTGTTCGTGGTCGTCGCCTCTGCGATCGCCGAGGAGCCCCCCGCCACGCCCAAGCCGGTGAGCTTCATGGCGGACGTGGCGCCGATCATGGTTCGGAATTGCATCGCCTGCCACAACGCTCGGAAGCCCGAAGGCAAATATGTGATGACCACCTTCGCCAAGCTCGCGAAGGGAGGCAAGGTCGGCGAGGACGCCAATCTGGAGCCCGGCAAGCCCGACGAGAGCTACCTGATCGAGTTGATTCGCCCCGAGGGCGAGCCCCGCATGCCCTACAAACAGGATCCGCTCTCGGCCGCTGATATCGCCCTGATCGAGCGTTGGGTGACCGAGGGAGCGAAGTACGACGGCGCCTCGGCCGACGAGGACTGGACATTCCTCCTTCGCAAGTCGCGAAAGGTCGAGCCCCCGGAGTCCTATCCCGTCGCCGTGCCGATCACGGCGCTCTCCTTCTCTCCGGACGGCTCTAAGGTCGAGGCCTCGGGATACCACGAGGTCACGGCCTGGAAGACAGCCGATGGAGGACTCGACGGCCGGCTCAAGGGAATGCCCGAGCGCGTCTACGACATCGCCTTCAGCCGTGACGGCAAATGGATGGCCACCGCGGGCGGCGACCCAGGGCTATACGGTCTCGCCAAGCTATGGGCTGTGGAAGCGGGCTCGCCTCCGAAGCTCGTTCGCGATCTTGCCGAGGCTCAAGACGCCGTCTTCGCCGTGGCCTTCTCGCCCGATGGCTCTCGCGTGGCGACCGCCGGGGCCGATCGCATCCTGCGCGTCTACGATACAGCCAAGGGAGACCTCGTCTTCCAGGTCGAGGACCATGCTGATTGGATTCTCGACATCGCCTTCAGCCCCGACGGCAAGCTCCTGGCCACGGCCAGCCGCGACAAGACCAGCAAGGTCTTCGACGTCGAGAAGAAGGAGTCGCTGGTGACGTTCCCCGGCCACGCCCAGCCGGTCTACGCAGTCCTCTTCGCGGCGGACGGCAAGTCCGTCGTCTCGGGAGGAGGGGACTCCCTCGCGCGGGTCTGGACGATCGACGGCGAGGCCAAGGAGGTCCGCAAGATCTCCGGCTTCGGCGGGCCGGTCTTCGCGATGAGCTTCACTCCCGACGGCAAAACCCTCGTCGCCGCCGGCGGCGACGACAAGGTCCGCCTCTTCAACTTCGCCGACGGCAAGGCGCTGCGGACTCTCGACGGCCACAAGGACTGGATCTACGCCGTCGCCGTTTCGCCCGACGGCAAGACCGTCGCCTCCGGCTCGTGGGACGGCGAGGTCCGCACCTGGAACGTTGAGGACGGTAAACCGGGTCAGACCTTTTTCGCAGCCCCCGGTTTCAAGTCGGCCGGCGTCCAGGCGGCGAAGTGA
- a CDS encoding serine/threonine-protein kinase: MSTDQQSSPAPEAGDVIDLIPTEAFPRPFEDERPTKRVDNPAPIGEASQGSLAAETHDLRRRRLAAAALFMAGATTALLTWSLFSGTLYLHRGVALIKVARVIVSVGTAALLYSRKPLSASTVKGIEYGLFGLMILLLGLAEYLVSIEYLRQGDALAMATYMKNGVIGAIMLMVLYGALIPNDAASAARVILTMAVVPVIAFTLLMEYEHPDLVRELETMRSPEHAGSNVVALLCGAALAIYAAHILNGLRKDLHDARKFGQYQLGRKIGVGGMGEVYMAEHQMLKRPAALKLIKGEDGADPLAVARFEREVKSAARLSHPNTIAIYDYGRTEDGTFYYVMEYLPGMTLQDLVKQHGPVPSGRLIYLLRQVCGGLAEAHSMGIIHRDLKPANIFVALRGGEADVAKILDFGLVKLTDPSAPELTTDHSVSGTPAFMAPEQATGDAPVDGRTDVYALGAIAYYALTGKTPFHGSTSMAIMISQVRDPVVPPSKLLDGVPEDLEDVILKCLAKDPNERYPNAKAMARALAACSSAADWNEEKAEAWWQAQVQPVTAPTV, encoded by the coding sequence ATGAGTACGGACCAGCAAAGCTCGCCCGCTCCCGAGGCGGGGGACGTGATCGACTTGATTCCGACGGAAGCCTTTCCCAGGCCGTTCGAGGACGAGCGCCCGACCAAGCGCGTCGACAATCCCGCGCCGATCGGCGAAGCGTCTCAGGGAAGCCTGGCGGCGGAGACCCACGACCTTCGTCGTCGCAGGCTCGCGGCGGCCGCCCTGTTCATGGCCGGCGCAACGACGGCCCTACTGACCTGGAGCCTCTTCAGCGGGACGCTCTACCTGCATCGGGGCGTCGCCCTGATCAAGGTCGCCCGCGTGATCGTCTCGGTCGGCACTGCGGCTCTCCTGTACAGTCGCAAGCCGCTCTCAGCGTCCACGGTGAAGGGGATTGAGTACGGGCTCTTCGGCCTGATGATCCTCCTTCTGGGGCTGGCCGAGTATCTGGTGAGCATCGAGTACCTCCGTCAGGGGGACGCACTCGCCATGGCCACCTACATGAAGAACGGCGTCATCGGCGCGATCATGCTGATGGTCCTGTACGGAGCGCTGATACCCAACGACGCGGCCTCCGCGGCGAGGGTGATCCTGACGATGGCGGTGGTCCCCGTCATCGCCTTCACGCTGTTGATGGAATACGAGCACCCCGATCTGGTCCGCGAACTTGAGACGATGCGCTCGCCCGAGCACGCGGGGTCGAACGTTGTGGCCTTGCTCTGCGGCGCCGCGCTGGCGATCTATGCAGCCCACATCCTCAACGGCCTCCGCAAGGATCTGCACGACGCCCGCAAGTTCGGCCAGTACCAACTCGGTCGCAAGATCGGCGTCGGCGGCATGGGCGAGGTCTACATGGCAGAGCACCAGATGCTCAAACGCCCGGCTGCGCTCAAGCTGATCAAGGGCGAAGACGGGGCCGACCCCCTCGCCGTCGCCCGCTTCGAGCGCGAGGTCAAGTCGGCGGCCCGGTTGTCGCACCCGAACACGATCGCCATCTATGACTACGGGCGGACCGAGGACGGAACCTTTTACTATGTGATGGAATACCTGCCCGGCATGACGCTTCAAGACCTTGTGAAGCAGCACGGACCGGTCCCTTCGGGACGGCTGATCTATCTTCTGCGCCAGGTTTGCGGCGGCCTTGCCGAGGCGCACTCGATGGGGATCATTCACCGGGATCTCAAGCCCGCCAACATCTTTGTCGCTCTACGAGGCGGAGAGGCCGACGTGGCGAAGATCCTCGATTTCGGCCTGGTGAAGCTAACCGACCCCAGCGCCCCCGAACTGACAACCGATCACAGCGTCAGCGGCACCCCCGCCTTCATGGCCCCGGAACAGGCCACCGGCGACGCCCCTGTCGACGGTCGTACCGACGTCTACGCTCTGGGAGCGATCGCCTACTACGCACTGACCGGAAAAACCCCGTTCCATGGCTCGACGTCGATGGCGATCATGATTTCGCAGGTTCGCGACCCGGTCGTGCCGCCGTCGAAGCTGCTGGACGGAGTTCCCGAGGATCTGGAAGACGTGATCCTCAAGTGCCTCGCCAAGGATCCGAACGAACGCTACCCGAACGCGAAAGCAATGGCCCGAGCCCTGGCCGCTTGCTCCTCGGCCGCCGACTGGAACGAGGAAAAGGCCGAGGCGTGGTGGCAGGCCCAGGTCCAACCCGTCACCGCCCCGACCGTTTAA